The Amycolatopsis sp. NBC_01480 genome segment CCCGCTCGACCCCCGAGGGCGCGCGAGACTTCCTGGTTCCCGCCCGGCTCAAGCCCGGCTCCTGGTACGCGCTGCCGCAGTCGCCGCAGCTGTTCAAGCAGCTGCTCATGGTCGGCGGCCTGGAGCGGTATTACCAGATCGCCCGCTGCTACCGCGACGAAGACTTCCGCGCCGACCGCCAGCCCGAGTTCACCCAGCTCGACGTCGAGATGAGCTTCGTCGAGCAGGACGACGTGATCGCGCTCGGCGAGGACATCGTCAGCGCGCTGTGGAAGCTGATCGGCCACGAGATCCCGCTGCCGATCCCGCGCATCACCTACCACGAGTCCATGGCGAAGTACGGCTCGGACAAGCCGGACCTTCGCTTCGACCTCGAGATCACCGACATGACGGAGTTCTTCGCCGACACGCCGTTCCGGGTGTTCCAGGCGCCGTACGTCGGCTCGGTCGTGATGGCCGGCGGCGCCGACCAGCCGCGCCGCCAGCTCGACGCGTGGCAGGAGTGGGCGAAGCAGCGCGGCGCCCGCGGCCTCGCGTACATCCTGGTCAACACCGACGGCACGCTCGGCGGGCCGGTCGCGAAGAACCTGTCGGAGACCGAGCGCGAGAACGTCGCGGCCGCGGCCGGCGCGAAGCCCGGCGACTGCATCTTCTTCGCCGCCGGCAAGGCGAGCGCCACGCAGCCGCTGCTCGGCGCCGCGCGCGACGAGATCGGCAAGCGCCTCGGCCTGATCGACGAGGACGCCTGGTCGTTCGTGTGGGTCGTCGACGCGCCGCTGTTCGCGCCGGTCGAGGAGATCGGCGACGACGTGGCCGTCGGCTCCGGCAAGTGGACCGCCGTGCACCACGCGTTCACCTCGCCGACCCCGGAGTGGATCGACAAGTTCGAGTCCGACCCGGGCAGCGCGCTCGCGTACGCCTACGACATCGTCTGCAACGGCAACGAAATCGGCGGCGGCTCGATCCGTATCCACCGCGGCGACGTGCAGAAGCGCGTGTTCCACCTGATGGGCCTGTCCGACGAGGAGGCACAGGAGAAGTTCGGCTTCCTGCTCGACGCCTTCGCGTTCGGCCCGCCGCCGCACGGCGGCATCGCGCTGGGCTGGGACCGCATCGTCATGCTGCTGGCCAAGGCCGACTCGCTGCGCGACGTGATCGCCTTCCCGAAGACCGGCGGCGGCTACGACCCGCTCACGGCCGCCCCGGCGCCGATCACCGCGCAGCAGCGCAAGGAGGCCGGCATCGACGCGAAGCCTGCGCCGCCGGCGCCGCAGGCGTAGTGCTGCACTT includes the following:
- the aspS gene encoding aspartate--tRNA ligase; its protein translation is MLRTHQAGTLRAGQAGQNVTLTGWVARRRDHGGVIFIDLRDASGVAQVVFREGEMAERAHALRSEFCVKIVGEVSRRPEGNTNAEIPTGEIEVLATGLEVLSEAAPLPFPIDDRVDVGEEIRLKYRYLDLRRSGPAAAMRLRSEVSRTAREVLHAQDFVEVETPTMTRSTPEGARDFLVPARLKPGSWYALPQSPQLFKQLLMVGGLERYYQIARCYRDEDFRADRQPEFTQLDVEMSFVEQDDVIALGEDIVSALWKLIGHEIPLPIPRITYHESMAKYGSDKPDLRFDLEITDMTEFFADTPFRVFQAPYVGSVVMAGGADQPRRQLDAWQEWAKQRGARGLAYILVNTDGTLGGPVAKNLSETERENVAAAAGAKPGDCIFFAAGKASATQPLLGAARDEIGKRLGLIDEDAWSFVWVVDAPLFAPVEEIGDDVAVGSGKWTAVHHAFTSPTPEWIDKFESDPGSALAYAYDIVCNGNEIGGGSIRIHRGDVQKRVFHLMGLSDEEAQEKFGFLLDAFAFGPPPHGGIALGWDRIVMLLAKADSLRDVIAFPKTGGGYDPLTAAPAPITAQQRKEAGIDAKPAPPAPQA